A genomic stretch from Megachile rotundata isolate GNS110a chromosome 1, iyMegRotu1, whole genome shotgun sequence includes:
- the RpI135 gene encoding RNA polymerase I subunit Rpl135 isoform X2 gives MLIEPKLTNTSEDFNKSPEKQNLLLQSLGTPHIDSFNYMLEDGLSQAVQDNPLVYIHLPNENKVALWIDDVSIHQPIVPSGTIGVKNHKIYPTECRQRGCTYKGKITVKLGWSVNGKLQETLERDLGEIPIMIKSNRCHLHKMSPKELIAHGEHEQEWGGYFIIKGLERIIRMLLMTRRNYPIAIKRSGWKARGVQFSDLGLLLRSVRDDNTASNNTLHYVIDGSAKLMFTHRKVLYYVPLILILKCLIDASDIFIYNALTAGCEDDPYYKGCILNMLRAIHEQNLHSHEDCKTYIGRMFRIKFFELPQDATDTDVCDFIIKHCIAIHLDNPMDKFYLLVFMTKKLFALANNKCAVEGADAVMMQECLLGGHLYLQVLKEKLYSWLNSLKMNILKRARSAGNRYTLNVQEMLNVMKHGNFLDSQMENFLSTGNIKSSTGLGLMQSSGLTIVAENINRMRYMSHFRAIHRGSFFQEMRTTEARQLLPDAWGFICPVHTPDGAPCGLLNHLTMNCIITKHPDPKLKANIPIILMDLGMIPLSIVDNWQNSYVVMLDGKLIGLIDNNIISRVTDKLRLLKIKGEEVPRIMEIVLVPKKNVPAQYPGLYLFTNAARMMRPVMNLASKKIEYIGTFEQVYLNICVTPEEAYEGLTTHQELSKTAFLSNLASLIPMPDCNQSPRNMYQCQMGKQTMGTPCHTWQLQSETKLYRLQTPATPFFRPVHYDKINLDDFAMGTNAIVAVISYTGYDMEDAMIINKAAYDRGFAHGMIYKSEFVDLKDQRSYFARNPDKPELAAKIDVDGLPVPGTIIKEGDIYYCYYDADQSTYVTGKYHGKEDAHIDNVKLCGTLHSHIPRRACITFRISRNPSVGDKFASRAGQKGICSQKWPAEDLPFTETGLIPDIVFNPHGFPSRMTIAMMIEVMAGKSAAIHGLVHDATSFRFNEDETAVEYFGKLLERGGYNYYGTERLYSGIDGREMTADIFFGIVHYQRLRHMVSDKWQVRSTGPIDVLTRQPIKGRRRGGGVRFGEMERDSLISHGCAFLLQDRLFHCSDKTTTLICQKCGTLLGPVMEIDINKSDLIDKTRCRLCSDDEHVKEVEIPYIFRYLVTQLTSCNINVKLSFVEK, from the exons atgttaattgaaCCAAAATTAACAAACACATCAGAAGATTTTAACAAATCACCTGAAAAACAAAATCTT ttaTTGCAGAGCTTAGGTACTCCACACATAGATTCTTTTAATTATATGCTAGAAGATGGTCTTTCTCAAGCTGTTCAAGACAATCCACTTGTTTACATTCATCTTCCAAATGAAAACAAAGTGGCTTTATGGATTGATGATGTTTCTATCCATCAACCCATTGTTCCATCTGGTACAATTGGGGTAAAAAACCATAAAATTTATCCTACAGAATGTCGTCAGAGAGGATGTACTTATAAAGGAAAAATAACAGTTAAACTGGGTTGGAGTGTTAACGGTAAACTTCAAGAGACACTTGAAAGAGATTTAGGAGAAATTCCAATTATGATTAag TCTAATAGATGTCATTTACACAAAATGAGTCCAAAAGAACTAATAGCACATGGAGAACATGAACAAGAATGGGGgggatattttataattaaagggCTTGAAAGAATTATTAGAATGTTGTTAATGACAAGAAGAAATTATCCCATTGCTATTAAAAGGTCAGGTTGGAAAGCTCGTGGTGTACAATTTAGTGACCTGGGATTACTTTTGAGAAGTGTGCGTGATGATAATACTGCAAGT AACAATACCTTACACTACGTAATTGATGGTTCTGCAAAATTAATGTTCACACATAGAAAAGTTTTATACTATGTTCCATTGATTTTAATACTGAAATGTTTAATTGATGCTTCAGACATCTTTATTTATAACGCATTAACAGCTGGATGTGAAGATGACCCGTATTATAAAGGttgtattttgaatatgttacgAGCAATACATGAACAAAATTTACACAGTCATGAAGACTGTAAAACTTACATAGGAAGAATGTTCAGAATAAAGTTTTTTGAACTACCTCAAGATGCTACAGATACAGATGTTTGTGACTTTATTATTAA acaTTGTATAGCAATTCATCTTGATAACCCAATggataaattttatttgcttGTATTTATGACAAAGAAGTTGTTTGCTCTCGCAAATAATAAGTGTGCTGTTGAAGGAGCTGATGCTGTGATGATGCAGGAATGCTTACTTGGTGGTCATTTATATTTACAagtattgaaagaaaaattatatagttggttgaatagtttaaaaatgaacattttaaaACGTGCAAGAAGCGCTGGTAATAGATACACTTTAAACGTGC AGGAAATGTTAAATGTAATGAAACATGGAAATTTCCTTGATTCACAAATGGAGAACTTTTTATCTACTGGAAATATAAAATCTTCAACGGGTTTAGGGCTTATGCAAAGTTCAGGTCTTACTATTGTTGctgaaaatattaatagaatGCGTTACATGAGTCATTTTCGAGCAATACATAGGGGTTCCTTTTTTCAAGAAATGAGAACTACAGAGGCTAGACAACTATTGCCTGATGCATGGG GTTTTATTTGTCCTGTACATACACCAGATGGTGCTCCATGTGGTCTTTTGAATCATTTAACAATGaattgtattattacaaaaCATCCGGATCCCAAATTAAAAGCTAATATTCCTATTATACTAATGGATCTTGGAATGATTCCATTATCGATTGTAGATAATTGGCAAAACTCTTATGTTGTAATGTTAGATGGGAAATTAATTGGATtaatagataataatataatttctagAGTGACTGACAAATTACggttacttaaaataaaaggGGAGGAG GTCCCACGTATTATGGAGATAGTACTTgtaccaaaaaaaaatgtaccAGCTCAGTATCCAGGATTATATTTATTCACGAATGCAGCTCGTATGATGAGACCAGTAATGAATTTAGCTTCTAAGAAGATTGAATATATAGGAACATTTGAAcaagtttatttaaatatttgtgttaCACCTGAGGAAGCTTACGAAGGA TTAACAACACACCAAGAACTATCAAAAACTGCATTTTTAAGTAATTTAGCAAGTCTAATTCCAATGCCAGATTGTAACCAAAGTCCCCGGAATATGTATCAATGTCAG ATGGGTAAACAAACAATGGGTACTCCATGTCACACGTGGCAATTACAATCTGAAACTAAATTATACAGACTTCAGACACCGGCAACACCATTTTTTCGACCTGTACATTACGATAAAATTAATCTCGATGATTTCGCTATGGGTACTAATGCAATAGTTGCTGTTATTTCATACACT gGATATGATATGGAAGATGCAATGATTATAAACAAAGCAGCATATGATAGGGGTTTTGCACATGGAATGATTTATAAATCAGAGTTCGTAGACTTGAAAGATCAAAGAAGTTATTTTGCACGAAATCCTGATAAACCCGAACTCGCGGCAAAAATAGACGTTGATGGTCTACCCGTACCAGGTACAATTATTAAGGAAGGTGATATCTATTATTG TTATTACGATGCAGATCAATCAACATATGTTACTGGTAAATATCATGGAAAAGAAGATGCTCACATTGATAATGTAAAGCTTTGTGGAACATTGCATAGTCATATTCCACGTAGAGCTTGCATCACTTTCCGTATTTCA CGTAATCCAAGTGTTGGAGATAAATTTGCTTCAAGAGCAGGCCAAAAAGGTATTTGTTCACAAAAATGGCCAGCAGAGGATTTACCATTTACTGAAACTGGTCTGATACCTGATATTGTCTTTAATCCTCATGGTTTTCCAAGTCGTATGACAAtag CTATGATGATTGAAGTAATGGCTGGAAAATCAGCAGCTATACATGGATTAGTGCATGATGCAACATCCTTTCGATTTAATGAGGATGAAACAGCAGttgaatattttggaaaattattagAACGCGGCGGTTATAATTATTATGGAACAGAAAGATTATATTCAGGAATAGATGGAAGAGAAATGACTGCTGACATTTTCTTCGGAATAGTACATTACCAGCGACTACGACATATGGTTTCAGATAAATGGCAG gTTAGAAGTACTGGTCCAATTGATGTTTTAACAAGACAACCAATAAAGGGTAGACGAAGAGGTGGTGGTGTtcgatttggagagatggaaagagattccttaatatctcatggATGTGCATTTTTGCTTCAAGATCGTCTTTTTCATTGTTCAGACAAAACTACG ACTTTGATTTGTCAAAAATGTGGCACGTTATTGGGCCCTGTAATGGAAATAGATATAAATAAGTCAGACCTAATCGACAAAACTAGATGTCGTCTTTGTAGCGATGATGAGCACGTAAAAGAAGTTGAAATACCATATATTTTTCGATATCTCGTAACACAATTAACATCTTGTAATATTAATGTGAAATTGTCATTTGTAGAGAAATGA